The DNA sequence TTGTCAGCATTGATATACAAAGATTAAGATGTATAAATAAATTTCAGGTGATAGTTACTACCTGTTCATATTCTTGATTCAGTTTATAGATAAAAGCCTTGGGATTGTCCATTGGATCTTTCCCATTTTTCTTCCAGCAGTGGTTGTTCAGAAAAAGACCGGCTATGGACAATAAAAGGATGAGTATATTCAGGAGGATGAATGATATCTACCGAAATATGGAAAGCAGAAAAAATATTGGCAGGCGTCATTACCTGAACTGGTTTTCCGAAGGCTATTGTCTTCCCACTGTTAAGAATCAAAACTTGATCTGCATATTGCATAGTCAGATTCAGATCATGCAGAATAGCAATCACACAAAAGTTACGGAGAGTAAGTGTTCGGATAATCTCCAACAGATTATGCTGATGATACAAATCCAACCCTGTAATTGGCTCATCCAAAAGCAAGTACTTAGGCTGAGGTGCAGGGTGAGGAAGACCATATATATCTTCTATATCTGTAAGCTGAGCCAGAACTTTAGCCAGCAATACCCGCTGTTGCTCTCCACCAGAAAGTGTAAGAAATATCCTGTCTCTTAAATGGATAATATCTGTCTGTTGTAAAGCATACTCTACAATCTCATGATCTTGTTTGGAAGGGCTGCCATCAAAATGAGGATAACGCCCCATCATGACCAGTTCAGATACATTAAAGTTAAAAGCCAATGCATTATTCTGTGCCAATACTGCCCGAAAACGAGCTAACTGATTGTTACGAATTGATTTCAGATTCTCACCTCTCATCTCTACTTTACCAGAATCTGGTGCTAATTCTTTACTCAGAATTTTCAGCAAGGTTGATTTTCCTGCGCCATTTGCTCCGATAATAGCCAGTAATTGCCCTGTCTCTGCCACAAAGGACACATTCTGTAATAAAGGTCTTCCAGCAATATGGTATCCGACTTTTTCTACATTAATCATGTGTAAAGCGCATTTAAAATAGTTTATTGAAACAGGTAATTAGCTTAAATATTATCTCTTATGTTCCTTTAAAAGGATATACAAAAACACGGGGGCTCCCAGCAAAGCTGTCAGAATACCAATGGACAACTCGGCTGGAGCGACAATGGTACGGGCAGTTAAATCAGCCAGCGTCAATACAATAGCTCCCAACAAAGCAGACCCTGGTAATACCAGACGATGATTGGCACCAACCAGTAATCGGATCATATGTGGCACAACCAATCCTACAAAACCAATAAGGCCAGCCATGGCAACAGATACCCCTACTCCAAGTGTACAAAAGAGAATCACCTGACGTTTCAAACTGGCAGCATTGATTCCCAGATGTTCGGCCTGACTTTCACCTAGTGAAAAGGCATTTAAGGCCTTACCCAATCTGGGCAGACCAAATAAGGTTATACAAACAAAAGGCAACAACACCCATACTACAGGCCAGTTTGCCCCTCCCAGGCTACCCAAGCTCCAGAAAGTAATGGTTCGTAGCTGTGCATCATTGGCCAGATAAATTAACAGACCTGTTAGTGCTCCTGTCAGCGCATTGACAGCAATACCAGCCAGAAGCATAGTGGAGATATGTATTTTACCTCCAGATCTCGAGATTTGATACACAAGAATGGTTGCCAAACAAGCACCCACAAAGGCAAATGCGGATAGGGCATATAATCCTACCCAGCCGGACAAATCACTAAGAATTTTTAGTTCTAAAACAATTGCAGACACCGCAAACAAGGAAGCACCTGAGGAAATTCCGATAAGGCCAGGGTCTGCTAATGGATTTCTGAATAACCCCTGCATAGCGGCACCAGTAATCCCCAATACTGCACCAATCATTACACCTAGCAATACTCTTGGTAATCTTATGACAGTCAGAATCAGTTGTTGTTGTTCCTCAAAATGCTGATTGGCTATACCCAACTGATTCAGAAATATGTAGTACAACTCAGATAAAGAAATCTTTACCGCACCTACACAAGCCGATATACAGGCAGAAACAACCAATCCAACAACCAATAATGTGAGAATTACTGATTGTTGAAAAGGCTTTCTTATCTGTATAAGGTTTGTGGCAGGCTTTTCGGCAGTAATGCTCATGGTGTAATTTGTGTCATTTTAGTATTCAGCTCTAAAACTGCCTGTCCTGCTCTTGGGCTAAATCCTGTTAAGAACTGCCCATCCATCTGCCAGATGCGTTTGTGTTTACCTGCATTGGTTTGAGCAATTCCTGGTACTTTCAGTAGTCCATCTATACCTCCTAAGCTTTCCAGGCCACTATCAAATAATAAAATGGCATCCGGATTAGCAGCTACCAGCGCTTCTGCTGTTAGTGGTTTGAAGTTTTCAAAATCATTGGTCGCATTTTGCCCACCAGCCAGTTCAATCATTGTTTTGGGTGCTGTGCGTAAACCAGCCACCAGCATAGTACCAGTACCACGTGCATAGATAAAGAGAACTTTAGGAGCCTTGGCAGGTTTCTTTACCTTTGCCAATGGTTCGTCAATCTTCTTAATCAAGGCAACAGCCTTCTGTTTCTGATTAAAATATTCAGCTACTCCCTGAATCAGTTTTTTGGCTCCATCAATTGAGTAGTCATATTCAAATAGAATCGTTTTTATTCCTGCAGACTGAAACTGTCCAACCAGTTCGGGCTTAATATCAATTGGTTTTCCATCCTTATCTTTGATCCCCACGATTAGTGTAGGTTGTAAAGCCAGCACAGCTTCTGCTCCTATAGTACGATTATGACCTACTTTCGGCTTCTTTTGCATTTCTGCAGGATAGTTACTAGTGATATCTGTTCCTACAATCTGATTTTGTAGCCCCAGTTCACATAAAATCTCTGTCACAGCACCATTCAGGGATACAATTTTCTGTTGTGCCCATGTTGCAGAACCCATCAACAGAGTTGTAACTACCAGCAAACATTGAACTATTTTTTTCATACGGTATAAATGGGAAGTGTTGATTCTTTCAGGCTTTAAGACCTATGTTCAGTTCCAGATCTTTTATAGACACGACCTTAGTATATAAAAGAAAAACAGGTATAATCTCAGTGAGCTTAACTTGTTTACTAGCTTTTGATATGAAGAAAACCTATATCTATTAACCAAACAATTTGATGTCTTTGGAAGCTCTCCTGAAACGCAAGGTATCAGAAGAATAAGTTACCAATACCTTATTCCAATGTCTTAGTACCATTAGGCTGATATACATAGCGGAATGTATAAAAACTGGTTTCATCAGCTTTAGTAGCATCAGGTGATGCAGGTGCTCCTTTATAATAGCTTAGGATCTCCACCTTAGCATATTTGCCATCTGCGGTCTTGATAAGTAAGAACTTACCAGCAATAGGAGTAACAATATGAGTTGTTTGATCATAACTATACCAACTCTTACCAGAAGAAAGCACTAATCCTGCTTGACTATCCTGTTTGAAAGTAACAGTATCAGAAACAGAAGCAATTTCATCAAATACACCTGTTTGTAAACTAGCAGCAGCACTACCAGGACCACTTACTCCAGAATTAAAGATAATCCCTGTCCTTTTGAAGGCGATATCCCATTTATTAGTAGCAGAATCTGCCCGAGAAATAGTATCTCCTTTTGCAAAACTGAAGAAAGTATAAAGCTTTGTAGATGTAGCATTCAGATCTTTGAAAGTGGTTGCTTCCAGAGGTGTTGCAGGCGTTGGATCATCATCGTCATTATTACAGGAAGAAAAAATAAGTGAAAAGCTTACCAGTAAAAGAAGTGATGATGCAACAATTGGATTTTTCATAAAATAAACGAGGTTTGTATGATAAAATATAAATTACTTTAGTGCTTTAGAGTTATACAGACAGTGTCTGTTTTTGAAGCATCAGCCAGTTTTCAGCCTCAGTTACTGTCTTGAAAAAAGTGGTCTGGCAACCCAAAAATTTCTTTATCAGCTTTCGCTGGAAATGTTTTGCATACCCAAGAGTTTCTGTTGTTTCTGCTACTATAGCTAATCCAAAGCAGTTAACATGTGTAGGTAATGCATGTGTTTTGAACCATCCGTCCTGGATTTGCAGGGCCAGTCTATCATGTTTCAGATACTGTTCAGTATAATGAAACAATAATCCAAAAGGCTGTCTCTTGTCAATTAGCATCTGTGATATAGACAGATACCCTTCCGTATCCAGCACTGTTATATTTTTGCCAAATTCAATCTGAGTAATGGCAGTACGATCATCTTTTGTAATTAAAACCATCTGTATTCGCTGGTTTCGTTTGTTGATTAAATAGTTTATTGGTTCTTCGCTAGTACGAATTGCAAACTTGTGTATACAATCCTTCCAGGAATCGTTGTAATCTGTGCTGTATTCCTAAAATTGAACAGGTTATCAATACCCGCCTGTACAGTCAGCATCTTCCGAAATGTTTTAGCCATAGCAATATTCCAGAGCATGTATCCCTTTACATATTCATCACCCTCATTCAAAGCTCCATTGCCATCCGTATCTGCCAGTCCATATTTGCCTCTGTAAATACCTCTTACACTGCCCGATATCCCTGTGCGGGTATCTTCATAAAAGAACTTGATATTACCAGAATGTCTTGATCGGTTAAGCAGACCTCCATATTGACTTTTCTTCATTCGGGAAGTTTTCAGGGTTTTAGGATCACGGATATATATTTTGCCTTCGGCAATCTGATTCAGTACATCCTGATCATAAGCATACAAAAGCTGATAGCCCGCCGATACAGAAAGATGTTTATTCAACTGATATGTCCAATCAGTTTCTATACCCTGCATGACAGAACGGGATATATTCTGATAGCCATAGATGTATTGTCCATTTGTTTTTTCAGCAAGAGGATGGGTATTTATCAGATTCTGGATGTTATTCCGGAAAAAGTTTATGTTCCCCATTACACGTGGGATTGGAGTAATTTTAAATCCGGCATTATACGCCACAGATCGTTCAGCCTTGAGTCGGCCTGTCTGGTTTAGCAATGTTGAATCTACCAGGTAGCGTGCGATTTGCCCCAGCGCCTCATAGGTATCAATACCAGCTTTCTGCTCTTCAATCCCGAATACGGAATAACCAACTGTTGAATTAGTAAAGTTGAGATATACCTGTCTGAAATCAGGAGCCTTAAAACCTGTACCCAATGAGGCACGGAAGGCTAACCAGGGAAGTATTTCATATTGACCAGATAACTTTGGACTTATCTGTCCACCATATAAGCTATGATGATCAAAACGTCCACCTGCAATTAAAGTCAGATCTTTATTAGCTAGCCATTCATACTGGAATAACCCATATACTGTTGAAAAATACTTTTTGTTTGTATAGCGCGTTGCAAAAACAGACTCACGTGTCCCCCCTCCGCCAAAAGTAATCGTATGTTTTTTTACAGGAGAAAACTCAGCAATTACTTCTGGTCGTAAGAATGTTTGTGTAAAGAAAGTTTCGTCATATACAGAATTATCTTTTTCATAGCTGAGTAGCGAAGATGTGTGGTACCGGGAGGCATATAAGCGGAAGTTTGTCTTAAACCGAGGTGCAAACTTTACTGTCAGTGTAGGATTTATATTCCAATCTGTCACTTTGCCAGTACCGCTAATTGTATCAGATGCTCCTTCCAAAGAAACGACAGAAGCGGATGTCTGAGATTCTGTAAAATATCTTCCTGAAAGTGAAAGCTTTACTTTCTCAGAGAAATCATAGGTTAGCTTAGTATTATAGGTATAATTGGTAAAAGGATCTACAGTATTCCCATATTCAGCAGGTGTAAAGTCATATCCACCTGTATGATACCGATTAACAAAAGTATATACACCCAGTTTTCTATACCTATAGGAGAAATCACCTGTGAGGTCAATTGTCTCGTTGGTTCCATACCGACCTTTTAGTGAACCTTTTAGCCCTTCAGGTTTCTCTGTAATTATATTGATAACCCCAGCTAATGCTTCACTACCATACAAACTGGAAGCAGGACCTTTTACAATTTCAATCTGTTTGATATTACCAACTGCTACTCTGGACAATTCCAATGTACCGGAAGTACGTCCTATCAATGGTTCCCCATCGACTAATATCAATGTATAATCAGGATCAAACCCTTGTATCTGGATTCCATTGCCATGATTTGTAACAGGCATAAGCCCTGTTTGCTCCTGTAGTACATCATTCAATCGCACAGATCCCATCTTCTGAATCTGCTTACCAGAAACTACCGTTACAGGCATAGGAAGTGCTCCTAGTTGGCGTTCACTCCGTGTAGCCGTTACCACAATTTCCTGAAGCTGTTGTATACTATCTATCTTACCTGTTTTCTTTTCTTCAGTTGTTTTTTGTGACTGAGCCCAAGAGGTAGAGATGGCTAACAAACTTCCAAAAAAGAGTAAACAGAGTCTTGGGCGTTTCATATACTTATTTAGACTAATTCCAAACAGCACAAACTTAGAGATGCCCTCGCATATGTGCAAGTTATTTTTAATTATTCTAAATAAAGGATACTTATTTAGAAAATCATTTCAGAGGCCAGATGGATGACAATACTGATAATCAGCAATTTTACTTT is a window from the Xanthocytophaga agilis genome containing:
- a CDS encoding heme/hemin ABC transporter substrate-binding protein, with protein sequence MKKIVQCLLVVTTLLMGSATWAQQKIVSLNGAVTEILCELGLQNQIVGTDITSNYPAEMQKKPKVGHNRTIGAEAVLALQPTLIVGIKDKDGKPIDIKPELVGQFQSAGIKTILFEYDYSIDGAKKLIQGVAEYFNQKQKAVALIKKIDEPLAKVKKPAKAPKVLFIYARGTGTMLVAGLRTAPKTMIELAGGQNATNDFENFKPLTAEALVAANPDAILLFDSGLESLGGIDGLLKVPGIAQTNAGKHKRIWQMDGQFLTGFSPRAGQAVLELNTKMTQITP
- a CDS encoding heme ABC transporter ATP-binding protein; its protein translation is MINVEKVGYHIAGRPLLQNVSFVAETGQLLAIIGANGAGKSTLLKILSKELAPDSGKVEMRGENLKSIRNNQLARFRAVLAQNNALAFNFNVSELVMMGRYPHFDGSPSKQDHEIVEYALQQTDIIHLRDRIFLTLSGGEQQRVLLAKVLAQLTDIEDIYGLPHPAPQPKYLLLDEPITGLDLYHQHNLLEIIRTLTLRNFCVIAILHDLNLTMQYADQVLILNSGKTIAFGKPVQVMTPANIFSAFHISVDIIHPPEYTHPFIVHSRSFSEQPLLEEKWERSNGQSQGFYL
- a CDS encoding TonB-dependent receptor; the encoded protein is MKRPRLCLLFFGSLLAISTSWAQSQKTTEEKKTGKIDSIQQLQEIVVTATRSERQLGALPMPVTVVSGKQIQKMGSVRLNDVLQEQTGLMPVTNHGNGIQIQGFDPDYTLILVDGEPLIGRTSGTLELSRVAVGNIKQIEIVKGPASSLYGSEALAGVINIITEKPEGLKGSLKGRYGTNETIDLTGDFSYRYRKLGVYTFVNRYHTGGYDFTPAEYGNTVDPFTNYTYNTKLTYDFSEKVKLSLSGRYFTESQTSASVVSLEGASDTISGTGKVTDWNINPTLTVKFAPRFKTNFRLYASRYHTSSLLSYEKDNSVYDETFFTQTFLRPEVIAEFSPVKKHTITFGGGGTRESVFATRYTNKKYFSTVYGLFQYEWLANKDLTLIAGGRFDHHSLYGGQISPKLSGQYEILPWLAFRASLGTGFKAPDFRQVYLNFTNSTVGYSVFGIEEQKAGIDTYEALGQIARYLVDSTLLNQTGRLKAERSVAYNAGFKITPIPRVMGNINFFRNNIQNLINTHPLAEKTNGQYIYGYQNISRSVMQGIETDWTYQLNKHLSVSAGYQLLYAYDQDVLNQIAEGKIYIRDPKTLKTSRMKKSQYGGLLNRSRHSGNIKFFYEDTRTGISGSVRGIYRGKYGLADTDGNGALNEGDEYVKGYMLWNIAMAKTFRKMLTVQAGIDNLFNFRNTAQITTIPGRIVYTSLQFVLAKNQ
- a CDS encoding HmuY family protein encodes the protein MKNPIVASSLLLLVSFSLIFSSCNNDDDDPTPATPLEATTFKDLNATSTKLYTFFSFAKGDTISRADSATNKWDIAFKRTGIIFNSGVSGPGSAAASLQTGVFDEIASVSDTVTFKQDSQAGLVLSSGKSWYSYDQTTHIVTPIAGKFLLIKTADGKYAKVEILSYYKGAPASPDATKADETSFYTFRYVYQPNGTKTLE
- a CDS encoding iron ABC transporter permease, translating into MSITAEKPATNLIQIRKPFQQSVILTLLVVGLVVSACISACVGAVKISLSELYYIFLNQLGIANQHFEEQQQLILTVIRLPRVLLGVMIGAVLGITGAAMQGLFRNPLADPGLIGISSGASLFAVSAIVLELKILSDLSGWVGLYALSAFAFVGACLATILVYQISRSGGKIHISTMLLAGIAVNALTGALTGLLIYLANDAQLRTITFWSLGSLGGANWPVVWVLLPFVCITLFGLPRLGKALNAFSLGESQAEHLGINAASLKRQVILFCTLGVGVSVAMAGLIGFVGLVVPHMIRLLVGANHRLVLPGSALLGAIVLTLADLTARTIVAPAELSIGILTALLGAPVFLYILLKEHKR